From Streptomonospora salina, the proteins below share one genomic window:
- a CDS encoding IS5 family transposase (programmed frameshift), with the protein MSDVLPDGLWEIVQPLLPPAPKTGRPRVDQRAVLTTVLFVQVSGCSWEKADGLFGVTRATAHRWFQTWTETGLWPTIHRAVLDELGRRALLDWSRATVDSQSIRAKRGGEHTGPNPTDRGKPGSKLHLLCDNQGLPLTCAISAANVNDGEALEPLVRSIPAVRSRRGPRRRRPAKLHGDKAYHSRDRRRLRERRIGVRIARPGVESSQRLGRHRYKVERSIAWLGSYRRLNVRWERKASNVLAMLGIACILICYKHLTKHADGF; encoded by the exons GTGAGCGATGTGCTGCCCGACGGGCTCTGGGAGATCGTCCAACCCCTGCTGCCGCCGGCCCCGAAGACCGGCCGACCCCGAGTCGATCAAAGAGCGGTGCTGACCACCGTGCTGTTCGTCCAGGTCTCGGGCTGCTCCTGGGAGAAGGCCGACGGCCTGTTCGGCGTCACCCGCGCCACCGCCCACCGGTGGTTCCAAACCTGGACCGAGACGGGCCTGTGGCCCACGATCCACCGCGCCGTCTTGGACGAACTGGGCAGAAGGGCCCTGCTGGACTGGTCTCGCGCCACCGTCGACTCCCAGTCGATCCGCGCCAAGAGAGGGGGAGAACA CACGGGGCCAAACCCCACTGACCGCGGCAAACCCGGCTCCAAGCTCCACCTGCTGTGCGACAACCAAGGACTGCCGCTTACCTGCGCGATCTCTGCGGCCAACGTCAACGACGGCGAAGCACTCGAACCCCTGGTACGGAGCATTCCGGCGGTGCGCTCACGCCGAGGACCCCGCAGGAGGCGTCCCGCCAAGCTGCACGGCGACAAGGCCTACCACTCCCGCGACCGCCGCCGGCTGCGTGAGCGCCGGATCGGAGTGCGCATCGCCCGCCCCGGTGTCGAGTCGTCCCAGCGGCTGGGCAGGCATCGGTACAAGGTCGAGCGCTCCATCGCCTGGCTGGGCTCCTACCGCAGACTGAACGTGCGCTGGGAGCGCAAGGCCTCCAACGTCCTGGCCATGCTCGGCATCGCCTGCATCCTCATCTGCTACAAGCACCTGACCAAGCACGCTGATGGCTTTTGA
- a CDS encoding ABC transporter ATP-binding protein, whose translation MARVVGAAETAPTIHAWEIRAEGLRVAAGRRMAVDGIDLAFGTGVHGLLGPNGAGKTTLIRALATVLRPSGGALELLGESVRGRADMRRVRRQIGYLPQDFGFYRRFTVREFVEYMAWLKEVPKSGIADAVQHAIEKVGLADRADDRMKTLSGGMARRAGIAQAIVNGPRILLLDEPTAGLDPSQRMQFRQLLRGLSEDTCTVVSTHLVEDVATVCTDVALVDEGRLAFQGRAADLAAAGSGTDSGDSPSERGYSALLARHHATGKGAR comes from the coding sequence ATGGCACGCGTGGTGGGGGCGGCCGAGACCGCCCCGACGATCCATGCCTGGGAGATCCGCGCCGAAGGGCTGCGGGTCGCCGCCGGGCGGCGGATGGCCGTGGACGGGATCGATCTGGCGTTCGGCACGGGAGTGCACGGCCTGCTGGGTCCCAACGGGGCAGGCAAGACCACTTTGATTCGGGCGCTGGCCACGGTACTGCGCCCGTCGGGCGGTGCACTGGAGCTGCTCGGCGAGTCCGTCAGAGGGCGCGCCGATATGCGCCGCGTACGGCGCCAGATCGGGTACCTGCCGCAAGACTTCGGCTTCTACCGCAGGTTCACCGTCCGCGAGTTCGTCGAGTACATGGCATGGCTCAAGGAGGTGCCCAAGAGCGGTATAGCCGATGCGGTGCAGCATGCCATCGAAAAAGTCGGTCTGGCGGACCGGGCCGATGACCGGATGAAAACGCTCTCCGGCGGCATGGCGCGCCGGGCCGGAATCGCCCAGGCCATCGTGAACGGCCCGCGGATCCTGCTGCTCGATGAGCCGACCGCGGGCCTGGACCCGTCGCAGCGCATGCAGTTCAGGCAGTTGCTGCGCGGGCTGAGCGAGGACACCTGCACGGTGGTGTCGACGCACCTGGTGGAGGACGTCGCCACCGTGTGCACCGATGTGGCACTCGTCGATGAGGGGCGCCTGGCGTTCCAAGGGCGAGCGGCCGATCTCGCCGCTGCGGGCAGCGGTACCGATTCCGGTGACAGCCCGAGCGAGCGGGGATATTCGGCCCTGCTGGCCCGCCACCACGCCACCGGGAAGGGGGCACGATGA
- a CDS encoding GntR family transcriptional regulator, with product MADGVYERLRNAIISGEWESDSQLPELTLAEHYGVSRTPIREALRRLEQDGLVERADRGMRVRGRSPEEILEIYEARIVLEGAVASAAAKRRTEIDLIRLRRAADAMAEVEATDAYAAATANRAFHETMWQASHNRTLIDLLTRLNDHLVRYPATTLTRRGRWENALAEHEAILAAIENQRPDEAAERAEHHMVAARDIRLEMYAAELR from the coding sequence ATGGCCGATGGAGTCTATGAGCGGCTCCGCAACGCGATCATCTCCGGGGAATGGGAAAGCGACTCCCAGCTCCCCGAACTGACGCTCGCGGAGCACTACGGGGTCAGCCGGACCCCCATCCGCGAGGCCCTGCGGCGGCTGGAGCAGGACGGCCTCGTCGAACGCGCCGATCGGGGCATGCGGGTGCGCGGCCGGAGCCCTGAGGAGATCCTGGAGATCTACGAGGCGCGCATCGTCCTGGAGGGCGCGGTCGCCAGCGCTGCGGCCAAGCGGCGCACCGAGATCGACCTCATCCGGCTGCGCCGGGCGGCCGACGCGATGGCCGAGGTCGAGGCGACGGACGCCTACGCCGCGGCGACGGCCAACCGGGCCTTCCACGAGACGATGTGGCAGGCGAGCCACAACCGCACGCTGATCGACCTCCTCACCCGGCTCAACGACCACCTGGTGCGCTATCCCGCGACCACCCTGACCCGTCGGGGACGCTGGGAGAACGCATTGGCCGAACATGAGGCGATTCTGGCGGCCATCGAGAACCAGCGCCCCGACGAGGCGGCGGAGCGCGCGGAACACCACATGGTGGCGGCGCGCGACATCCGACTGGAGATGTACGCGGCAGAGCTGCGCTAG
- a CDS encoding RNA polymerase sigma factor, producing the protein MRRTRGAIEAADEAGLVRLVAKGDRAAFEELYRRTSPWLALRLRRRCSDEQIVAEVLQESYLAVWRAAGSFAGTAVDGSAAGWLWTIAARRLVDAFRRRARYVHPPPEAAEPVAAPAAEDEALAGAVSGELGSALNTLAPELRQVLQAMVLDGLSVRETSVLLGLPEGTVKTRARRARIIMREALS; encoded by the coding sequence GTGAGAAGAACTCGGGGAGCGATCGAGGCGGCCGACGAGGCCGGCCTCGTCCGCTTGGTTGCCAAGGGGGACCGGGCGGCTTTCGAGGAGCTGTACCGCCGGACCTCGCCATGGCTGGCGCTGCGTTTGCGGCGCCGATGCAGCGATGAGCAGATCGTGGCCGAGGTGCTGCAGGAGTCCTACCTCGCCGTATGGCGGGCGGCGGGAAGTTTTGCCGGGACAGCGGTGGACGGCAGCGCCGCGGGGTGGCTGTGGACCATCGCCGCGCGCCGGCTCGTGGACGCGTTCCGGCGCCGTGCGCGGTATGTGCATCCGCCTCCGGAAGCCGCCGAACCGGTGGCCGCCCCAGCCGCGGAGGACGAAGCGCTGGCCGGAGCGGTCAGCGGCGAATTGGGAAGCGCGTTGAACACGCTGGCACCCGAACTGCGGCAGGTACTGCAGGCCATGGTGCTCGACGGGCTGTCGGTGCGGGAGACCTCCGTGCTGCTGGGACTGCCGGAGGGAACCGTGAAGACTCGGGCGCGCCGGGCGCGGATCATCATGCGGGAGGCACTGTCATGA
- a CDS encoding DUF402 domain-containing protein, whose product MTFGQGTFRLGPHPWRSFGPWWRSAGVVQLHRPGDWYAVWAVTSGQDGFRGWYVNFQEPFRRVPGGFETLDHDLDLKVPADDLTGYRWKDTEEFEARAAREELSASAVRAVRVEAGRVAAMLDAGTTWWDQSWLDWRAPESWEHRESTRR is encoded by the coding sequence ATGACGTTCGGGCAGGGCACGTTCAGGCTTGGGCCACACCCCTGGCGCTCATTCGGTCCCTGGTGGAGGTCGGCAGGCGTAGTGCAATTGCACCGCCCAGGCGACTGGTACGCCGTGTGGGCAGTGACCAGCGGCCAGGACGGGTTCCGCGGTTGGTACGTCAATTTCCAGGAACCCTTTCGGCGCGTTCCCGGTGGGTTCGAGACACTCGACCACGATCTGGATCTCAAGGTGCCGGCCGACGATCTCACCGGCTATCGCTGGAAGGATACCGAGGAATTCGAGGCGCGGGCGGCGAGAGAAGAGTTGAGCGCTTCGGCAGTACGGGCCGTTCGCGTCGAGGCCGGACGAGTGGCCGCGATGCTCGATGCAGGGACCACGTGGTGGGACCAGTCGTGGCTGGATTGGCGCGCCCCCGAATCGTGGGAGCACCGCGAGTCCACGCGCCGTTGA